The Kogia breviceps isolate mKogBre1 chromosome 4, mKogBre1 haplotype 1, whole genome shotgun sequence genome window below encodes:
- the NKX2-5 gene encoding homeobox protein Nkx-2.5 yields the protein MFPSPALTPTPFSVKDILNLEQQQRSLAAGDLSARLEATLAPASCMLAAFKPEAYAGPEAAAPGLPELRAELGPAPSPAKCLPAFSAAPAFYPRAYGDPDPAKDPRADKKELCALQKAVELEKPEADSAERPRARRRRKPRVLFSQAQVYELERRFKQQRYLSAPERDQLASVLKLTSTQVKIWFQNRRYKCKRQRQDQTLELVGLPPPPPPPARRIAVPVLVRDGKPCLGDSAPYAPAYGVGLNAYGYNAYPAYPGYGGAACSPGYSCTAAYPAGPPPAQSATAAANNNFVNFGVGDLNAVQSPGIPQGNSGVSTLHGIRAW from the exons ATGTTCCCCAGCCCCGCGCTCACGCCCACGCCGTTCTCGGTCAAAGACATTCTGAATCTGGAGCAGCAGCAGCGCAGCCTGGCTGCCGGGGATCTCTCCGCGCGCCTGGAGGCCACCCTGGCGCCCGCCTCCTGCATGCTGGCCGCCTTCAAGCCCGAGGCCTACGCTGGGCCGGAGGCGGCAGCGCCCGGCCTCCCCGAGCTGCGCGCCGAGCTGGGCCCCGCGCCCTCGCCCGCAAAGTGCTTGCCTGCCTTCTCAGCCGCCCCCGCCTTCTATCCGCGTGCCTATGGCGACCCCGACCCTGCCAAGGACCCTCGAGCCGATAAgaaag AGCTGTGCGCGCTGCAGAAGGCGGTGGAGCTGGAGAAGCCTGAGGCGGACAGTGCCGAGCGACCCCGGGCGCGACGGCGGAGGAAGCCGCGCGTGCTCTTCTCGCAGGCGCAGGTCTACGAGCTGGAGCGGCGCTTCAAGCAGCAGAGGTACCTGTCGGCTCCGGAGCGCGACCAGCTGGCCAGCGTGCTGAAGCTGACATCTACGCAGGTCAAGATCTGGTTCCAGAACCGGCGCTACAAGTGCAAGCGGCAACGGCAGGACCAGACTCTGGAGCTGGTGGGGCTGcccccgccaccgccgccgccagcGCGCAGGATCGCGGTGCCAGTGTTGGTGCGAGATGGCAAGCCTTGCCTCGGGGACTCGGCGCCCTACGCGCCAGCCTATGGCGTGGGCCTCAACGCCTACGGCTATAACGCCTACCCCGCCTACCCGGGTTACGGTGGCGCGGCCTGCAGCCCCGGCTACAGCTGCACCGCCGCTTACCCCGCCGGGCCGCCCCCGGCGCAGTCGGCTACGGCGGCCGCCAACAACAACTTCGTGAACTTCGGCGTCGGGGACTTGAACGCCGTGCAGAGCCCCGGGATTCCGCAGGGCAACTCAGGAGTGTCCACGCTGCACGGTATCCGAGCCTGGTAG